One window of the Archangium primigenium genome contains the following:
- a CDS encoding glycoside hydrolase family 44 protein, producing the protein MKWQRRLHGNGSVYTQIKQLQQESMPWLLGLGLCLSSPVWAQNAAATVDINVAAGRHAINPFIYGVAYGTQEQLADLNAPLNRRGGNATSRYNWKLNAANRANDYYFESLPYSSPEPGGEADAFIQSTRAAGAEPLITIPLVGWVANLGPGRAKMCSYSVAKYGAQQDSDRAYYPDAGNGVLASGQNIVNDPADANVASTPEFQKGWVEHLLARWGGAANGGQRFYIMDNEPSLWHQTHRDAQPVGLTMKELRDKHLAHAAMVKSVDPAALIMGPEEWGWSGFLYSGYDHQEGPKSGYTRYPDREANGDWDYLPWLLDQFHKHEQSTGQRLLDVFTVHYYPQGGEFSTDTSSAMQLRRNRSTRSLWDANYVDETWINDKVRLVPRLKEWVATYYPDTAVGITEYNWGAEGHINGATTQAEILGIFGREGLDYAARWETPAATTPTYKAMKLYRNYDGLKSTFGDTSVACAVANPDNLSAFAAERGSDGALTVMVISKVLSGDTAVTLNVSGFSSGQKAQVWQLTSANAITPLADLAVEAGVVKTSVPSQSVTLIVLPSGSATGNQPPVAKLTATPTSGPAPLVTAFDAAGSADPDGTLESHAWNFGDGTQATGATASHTYTRGGTFTVTLTVKDNRGATASATTTVQVTATTLETPTSFYAQRSGQDITLRWTDTSQSEEGFLVERGVTSWPIDFQEVGRVGANVRAFVDKQVPSGNYFYRVRAFKGALLSEPSNMDGTQVP; encoded by the coding sequence ATGAAGTGGCAGCGTCGTCTTCATGGCAACGGGTCCGTCTACACGCAGATAAAGCAACTCCAACAGGAGTCGATGCCGTGGCTCCTGGGCCTGGGCCTGTGTCTGTCCTCTCCCGTGTGGGCGCAGAACGCGGCGGCGACGGTGGACATCAACGTGGCGGCCGGGCGGCACGCCATCAATCCGTTCATCTATGGCGTGGCATATGGCACCCAGGAGCAGCTGGCGGATCTCAACGCGCCGCTCAACCGCCGGGGCGGCAACGCCACCTCGCGCTACAACTGGAAGCTCAACGCGGCCAACCGCGCCAATGACTATTATTTCGAGAGTCTGCCCTACTCCAGCCCGGAGCCGGGGGGCGAGGCGGATGCCTTCATCCAGAGCACGCGCGCCGCGGGCGCCGAGCCGCTCATCACCATCCCGCTCGTCGGCTGGGTGGCCAACCTGGGTCCGGGCCGCGCGAAGATGTGCAGCTATTCCGTCGCCAAGTATGGCGCGCAGCAGGACAGCGATCGGGCGTACTACCCGGACGCGGGCAATGGCGTGCTCGCCAGCGGGCAGAACATCGTCAACGATCCGGCGGACGCCAACGTGGCATCCACCCCCGAGTTCCAGAAGGGCTGGGTGGAGCACCTGCTCGCGCGCTGGGGCGGCGCGGCGAACGGCGGCCAGCGCTTCTACATCATGGACAACGAGCCGAGCCTCTGGCACCAGACGCACCGCGACGCGCAGCCCGTGGGGCTCACCATGAAGGAATTGCGCGACAAGCACCTGGCGCACGCCGCCATGGTCAAGAGCGTGGACCCGGCGGCCCTCATCATGGGCCCCGAGGAGTGGGGCTGGAGCGGCTTTCTCTACAGCGGCTACGACCACCAGGAGGGCCCCAAGAGCGGCTACACGCGCTACCCGGACCGCGAGGCCAACGGGGACTGGGACTACCTGCCCTGGCTGCTCGACCAGTTCCACAAGCACGAGCAGTCCACGGGCCAGCGGCTGCTGGACGTGTTCACCGTGCACTACTACCCGCAGGGCGGCGAGTTCAGCACCGACACCTCCAGCGCCATGCAACTGCGGCGCAACCGCTCCACGCGCTCGCTGTGGGACGCGAACTACGTGGACGAGACGTGGATCAACGACAAGGTGCGGCTGGTGCCCCGGCTCAAGGAGTGGGTGGCCACCTACTACCCCGACACCGCGGTGGGCATCACCGAGTACAACTGGGGCGCCGAGGGGCACATCAACGGCGCCACCACCCAGGCGGAGATCCTCGGCATCTTCGGCCGCGAGGGCCTGGACTACGCCGCGCGCTGGGAGACGCCCGCGGCGACCACGCCCACCTACAAGGCGATGAAGCTCTACCGCAACTATGACGGCCTCAAGTCCACCTTCGGGGACACGAGCGTGGCCTGCGCCGTGGCCAACCCGGACAACCTGTCCGCCTTCGCCGCCGAGCGCGGGAGCGACGGGGCCCTCACCGTCATGGTCATCAGCAAGGTGCTCTCCGGGGACACGGCCGTCACGCTCAACGTGTCGGGCTTCAGCTCCGGACAGAAGGCCCAGGTGTGGCAGCTCACGTCCGCCAACGCCATCACCCCGCTCGCGGACCTCGCCGTGGAGGCGGGCGTGGTGAAGACGAGCGTGCCCAGCCAGAGCGTCACCCTCATCGTCCTCCCCTCGGGCAGCGCCACCGGCAACCAGCCGCCCGTGGCCAAGCTCACCGCCACCCCCACCTCGGGCCCCGCCCCGCTGGTGACGGCCTTCGATGCCGCGGGCTCCGCGGACCCGGACGGCACGCTGGAGAGCCATGCCTGGAACTTCGGCGACGGCACGCAGGCCACGGGCGCCACGGCGAGCCACACCTATACGCGCGGCGGCACCTTCACCGTCACGCTCACCGTCAAGGACAACCGCGGCGCCACCGCCTCCGCCACCACCACCGTCCAGGTGACCGCCACCACCCTGGAGACGCCCACCAGCTTCTACGCGCAGCGCTCCGGCCAGGACATCACCCTGCGCTGGACGGACACCTCGCAGAGCGAGGAGGGCTTCCTCGTCGAGCGCGGCGTCACCTCCTGGCCCATCGACTTCCAGGAAGTGGGCCGCGTGGGCGCCAACGTCCGCGCCTTCGTGGACAAGCAGGTGCCCTCGGGCAACTACTTCTACCGGGTGCGCGCCTTCAAGGGCGCGCTCCTCTCCGAGCCCTCCAACATGGACGGCACCCAGGTGCCCTGA
- a CDS encoding glycoside hydrolase family 16 protein, which yields MSRPTFTSKFLAACALTAFSGCAMDGAEQDVNPAQAPEVVGQVQGELDYNPGSGWSLGWSDEFEGSSLNTGNWTTLNSDLDPVTNNCNFGTGEIEYPRTQNVSVSGGKLIIKAERTSPTTVSDTRCGSHQRTLFSGRLHTKGKVERRYGKIVASIKVPSGYGMWPAFWTLGSNVQQAGWPASGEIDILEWHSNEPSWMKSAVHWANANNQQADWGTGQSGSGNLADSFHTYEVEWDAGMMVFRLDGRYAGTTFYHNESEFQQNHYLILNLAMGGNWYGFPAAGSIALTQGQPKTMEVEWVRWYQKGGTTPPPSGSGSVSNASFESGLSDWTTWTPNGTAGAAISETYNGARTGSYHLTHWSGAPFETWTYQVKTGLANGSYKVRAWVRKGGNFPIARLQGKTSGSAAPVYTNLGTYSGWTLVETPTINVTSGYLEFGFHTQATTADGANFVHMDDVEIVKL from the coding sequence ATGTCCCGACCGACCTTTACCTCGAAGTTCCTGGCCGCCTGCGCGCTGACGGCCTTCTCTGGCTGCGCGATGGACGGCGCCGAGCAAGACGTGAACCCCGCCCAGGCGCCCGAGGTCGTGGGACAGGTGCAGGGCGAGCTCGACTACAACCCGGGCTCGGGCTGGAGCCTGGGCTGGTCGGACGAGTTCGAGGGCTCGAGCCTCAACACCGGCAACTGGACCACGCTCAACAGCGACCTCGATCCGGTCACCAACAACTGCAACTTCGGCACGGGTGAGATCGAGTACCCCCGGACGCAGAACGTCTCGGTGAGCGGCGGCAAGCTCATCATCAAGGCCGAGCGCACCAGCCCCACCACCGTGAGCGACACCCGGTGCGGCAGCCACCAGCGCACGCTGTTCTCCGGCCGCCTGCACACCAAGGGCAAGGTGGAGCGGCGCTATGGCAAGATCGTGGCGAGCATCAAGGTGCCCTCGGGCTACGGCATGTGGCCGGCCTTCTGGACGCTGGGCTCCAACGTGCAGCAGGCCGGCTGGCCCGCCAGCGGTGAGATCGACATCCTCGAGTGGCACTCCAACGAGCCCTCGTGGATGAAGTCCGCCGTGCACTGGGCCAACGCCAACAACCAGCAGGCCGACTGGGGCACCGGCCAGAGCGGCAGCGGCAACCTGGCCGACTCCTTCCACACCTACGAGGTGGAGTGGGACGCCGGCATGATGGTGTTCCGGCTGGACGGCCGGTACGCGGGCACGACGTTCTACCACAACGAGTCCGAGTTCCAGCAGAACCACTACCTCATCCTGAACCTGGCCATGGGCGGCAACTGGTACGGCTTCCCCGCGGCCGGCAGCATCGCGCTGACGCAGGGCCAGCCCAAGACCATGGAAGTCGAGTGGGTGCGCTGGTACCAGAAGGGCGGCACCACGCCTCCGCCCTCGGGCAGCGGCTCGGTGTCCAACGCGAGCTTCGAGTCGGGCCTGTCTGACTGGACCACGTGGACGCCCAACGGCACCGCGGGTGCCGCCATCAGCGAGACGTACAACGGCGCGCGCACGGGCTCCTACCACCTGACGCACTGGAGCGGCGCGCCCTTCGAGACCTGGACGTACCAGGTGAAGACGGGCCTGGCCAACGGCAGCTACAAGGTGCGCGCCTGGGTGCGCAAGGGTGGCAACTTCCCCATCGCCCGCCTGCAGGGCAAGACGAGCGGCTCCGCGGCGCCCGTGTACACCAACCTGGGCACCTACAGCGGCTGGACGCTCGTGGAGACGCCCACCATCAACGTCACCTCGGGCTACCTGGAGTTCGGCTTCCACACCCAGGCCACCACGGCGGACGGCGCCAACTTCGTCCACATGGATGACGTGGAGATCGTGAAGCTCTAG